In the Pirellulales bacterium genome, one interval contains:
- a CDS encoding Uma2 family endonuclease produces the protein MQKTAVMLSPADHGRRMSLAEFENAISENGTLYELNRGVIEMINVPGRRHFALVNAVRRQLAGYDVANPGAIYGIASGSDCKILIESLESERHPDVAVYKSLPPSGADYWSRWIPEVVIEVVSPRGEDRDYVEKREEYLKFGIQEYWIVDGERRVLIVLVRQGDQWEERRIHPPEKYASISLPGFELDCAAVFAAADSVGG, from the coding sequence ATGCAAAAAACGGCCGTGATGCTCAGTCCTGCGGATCACGGTCGCCGCATGTCACTGGCCGAGTTCGAGAATGCGATCTCGGAAAATGGCACGCTCTATGAATTGAACCGAGGTGTGATCGAGATGATCAACGTGCCAGGGCGGAGGCATTTTGCGCTGGTCAATGCCGTGCGCCGGCAGTTGGCGGGATACGACGTGGCCAATCCCGGGGCCATCTATGGAATTGCTTCCGGCAGCGATTGCAAGATTCTGATCGAGTCGCTGGAATCCGAGCGGCACCCCGACGTGGCCGTCTACAAATCTCTGCCCCCGTCGGGAGCCGATTATTGGTCGCGTTGGATACCCGAGGTCGTGATCGAGGTCGTGTCGCCGCGTGGGGAGGATCGCGACTACGTCGAGAAGCGAGAAGAGTATCTGAAGTTCGGAATTCAGGAGTACTGGATCGTTGACGGCGAGCGGCGTGTGTTAATTGTGCTTGTACGCCAGGGGGACCAGTGGGAGGAACGACGTATCCACCCTCCGGAAAAGTACGCTTCTATTTCGCTGCCCGGGTTTGAACTCGACTGCGCAGCGGTATTCGCCGCCGCCGATTCCGTCGGCGGCTGA
- the accB gene encoding acetyl-CoA carboxylase biotin carboxyl carrier protein, which translates to MSNPASNSGDVFDLKKLRQLVVLMNEHDLGEIDLRQGPLRIRLRKQGEMVSTPVEVRQSAPTSAAGGRAAAPPAPPSDEHLVVIKSPIVGTFYAAPSPDAPSFVKVGDHVGKETTVCIIEAMKVFNPIQAETSGQIVAVLVETGAPVEYGQPLFKVDPRQ; encoded by the coding sequence ATGTCCAATCCTGCGTCCAACTCCGGCGACGTGTTTGACCTGAAGAAGCTTCGCCAGTTGGTCGTGTTGATGAATGAACATGACTTGGGCGAGATTGATCTGCGCCAGGGTCCGCTTCGCATCCGGCTGCGAAAGCAAGGAGAGATGGTCTCGACTCCGGTCGAAGTCCGGCAATCGGCCCCGACTTCGGCAGCAGGAGGTCGGGCCGCCGCTCCGCCAGCGCCCCCCAGCGACGAACATCTGGTCGTGATCAAAAGTCCGATCGTTGGCACGTTCTACGCCGCCCCTAGTCCTGACGCGCCGTCGTTCGTCAAGGTCGGCGATCATGTCGGCAAGGAAACGACCGTGTGCATCATTGAGGCCATGAAGGTCTTCAACCCGATTCAAGCCGAAACCTCGGGACAGATCGTGGCGGTCCTGGTCGAAACGGGCGCTCCGGTGGAATACGGTCAACCGTTGTTCAAAGTCGACCCCCGCCAATAA
- the accC gene encoding acetyl-CoA carboxylase biotin carboxylase subunit encodes MFKRILVANRGEIALRIIRACRELGIETVAIYSEADRGAQYLELADEAYCVGPAKASESYLKIDRVISAAEIGNVQAIHPGYGFLSENAHFNEVCRSCNIDFIGPGFEAMRRLGDKNEARKMARAAGVPCVPGSDGLITNERDAIEIAHQIGFPVLIKASAGGGGRGMRVAANDLVLTSAIQQAQAEAQAAFGNSAIYLEKYIELPRHIEVQIIADQYGNVCHLWERDCTMQRRHQKVIEESPGAHLDPKVRNKLCQAAVSLIKSADYTNAGTVEFIVDRDGNFYFIEVNARIQVEHPVTEMVTGIDLIKTQLLVAAGEKLPFKQEDIHTTGVALECRINAEDPQHGFQPSPGRIEKLMVPGGPGVRFDSHAYAGYVVSPYYDSMIGKLLVHRPTRAEAINAMQTALSELRIEGIKTTVPRQLEILRHSAFAAGTVDTKFIERTWPG; translated from the coding sequence ATGTTCAAACGAATCCTGGTGGCCAATCGCGGCGAAATCGCGCTGCGCATCATCCGCGCTTGCCGCGAATTAGGAATCGAGACGGTCGCCATCTATAGCGAGGCGGACCGCGGGGCCCAGTACCTCGAGTTGGCCGACGAGGCGTATTGCGTCGGCCCCGCGAAAGCCAGCGAAAGTTACCTGAAAATCGATCGCGTCATCAGCGCTGCCGAGATCGGCAACGTGCAGGCGATTCACCCGGGCTATGGCTTTCTGTCCGAGAACGCCCATTTCAACGAAGTCTGCCGTAGCTGCAACATCGACTTCATCGGCCCCGGTTTCGAGGCCATGCGCCGCCTGGGGGACAAGAACGAGGCCCGCAAGATGGCCCGCGCCGCCGGAGTGCCCTGCGTGCCGGGTAGCGATGGTTTGATCACCAACGAGCGTGATGCGATCGAGATCGCGCACCAGATCGGTTTCCCCGTATTGATCAAGGCCTCGGCCGGCGGCGGTGGCCGTGGCATGCGCGTGGCCGCCAATGACCTGGTTCTAACGAGCGCGATTCAGCAAGCGCAGGCCGAGGCGCAAGCCGCCTTCGGTAACTCGGCGATCTATCTAGAAAAATACATCGAGCTGCCGCGCCACATCGAAGTGCAAATCATCGCCGACCAGTACGGCAATGTTTGCCACCTGTGGGAGCGCGATTGCACGATGCAACGCCGCCATCAGAAGGTGATCGAGGAAAGCCCCGGCGCGCATCTCGATCCGAAAGTTCGCAATAAGCTTTGCCAGGCCGCGGTGTCGCTGATCAAAAGCGCCGATTACACAAATGCCGGCACCGTCGAATTCATCGTCGATCGCGACGGAAATTTCTATTTCATCGAAGTTAATGCCCGCATCCAGGTCGAACATCCGGTTACGGAAATGGTGACCGGCATCGACTTGATCAAAACACAGCTGCTGGTCGCGGCTGGCGAAAAACTCCCCTTCAAGCAGGAGGACATCCACACCACAGGTGTGGCCTTGGAATGCCGGATCAATGCCGAGGATCCGCAGCATGGCTTCCAACCCAGCCCCGGGCGGATCGAAAAACTGATGGTGCCCGGCGGCCCCGGCGTCCGCTTCGATTCACATGCCTATGCGGGCTACGTGGTTTCGCCGTATTATGACTCGATGATTGGTAAGTTACTGGTTCACCGGCCGACGCGCGCCGAAGCGATTAACGCGATGCAAACGGCGCTATCCGAGTTGCGGATCGAAGGGATCAAAACCACGGTGCCGCGCCAATTAGAGATTCTGCGGCATTCCGCGTTTGCCGCCGGCACGGTGGATACGAAGTTCATCGAGAGGACCTGGCCCGGCTAG
- a CDS encoding NAD(P)H-hydrate dehydratase, protein MDESNLPRLPKRSADANKGDFGRALLIGGSRGMAGAAGLAGMATARSGAGLVRLAVADSCLDTIAAYEPSLMTSPVACDDEGRIAGAARAKLAELTKPSAATVVACGPGLSRSVELDELVAWLYTTLQQPAVFDADALNALAAQPDVLRRAAGPRVLTPHPGEFARLVQAPKIGARDEQERQAIDLAKTIGAVIVLKGHRTLVTDGRQTAHNTTGNPGMATGGSGDVLTGIITALLAQKLSPFDAARLGVHVHGLAGDLAAAELGEISLIASDLVRFLPAAFREVAD, encoded by the coding sequence ATGGATGAGTCCAATCTGCCACGACTGCCAAAGCGGTCGGCTGATGCGAACAAAGGAGACTTTGGCCGCGCTCTTTTAATCGGCGGTTCGCGCGGCATGGCCGGGGCCGCCGGATTGGCCGGCATGGCCACGGCGCGCAGTGGGGCGGGACTTGTACGACTGGCGGTCGCCGATAGCTGTCTCGACACGATCGCGGCCTACGAGCCGTCACTGATGACATCCCCCGTGGCGTGCGATGACGAAGGGCGCATTGCCGGCGCGGCCCGCGCGAAATTGGCCGAATTGACTAAACCGTCGGCGGCGACCGTCGTGGCGTGTGGTCCTGGCTTGTCACGCTCGGTCGAACTCGATGAGTTGGTCGCCTGGCTTTACACAACTCTCCAGCAACCGGCCGTGTTCGATGCCGACGCCCTGAATGCCTTGGCCGCGCAGCCGGACGTTCTACGCCGCGCCGCGGGTCCGCGCGTGCTGACGCCGCATCCCGGTGAGTTTGCACGGCTGGTGCAGGCGCCGAAGATCGGCGCGCGTGACGAGCAAGAGCGACAAGCCATCGACCTGGCCAAGACGATCGGCGCTGTAATCGTGCTCAAGGGGCACCGCACGCTGGTCACCGACGGCAGGCAAACCGCGCACAACACGACCGGCAACCCCGGCATGGCCACCGGAGGGAGCGGCGACGTGCTGACCGGCATCATCACGGCGCTACTGGCGCAGAAGTTAAGCCCGTTCGATGCGGCACGCCTGGGCGTTCACGTCCACGGCCTGGCCGGCGACCTGGCCGCGGCTGAACTGGGCGAGATTTCGTTGATCGCAAGTGACCTGGTGCGCTTCCTGCCGGCGGCGTTTCGGGAAGTTGCTGATTGA
- a CDS encoding 6-phosphofructokinase yields the protein MTTTSPLSSPAHADSPIRKVAILFAGGPAPAANAVISTAAASFLRNGIEVVGVLHGYSHLVEYSPERPLVEGQDYVMIDQKLLKRTRSSQGILIGTARTNPGRDIARPEHLRDPERTAQLRTAYEALASLNVDALVSIGGDDTLKTANKFKMFQDFLPADARRMPVVHLPKTIDNDYSGIDFTFGYFTAVETLASEIRNLLADAEANRSYYLAETMGRSAGWLAYGTAIAGEASLVISVEDITGKYRDEEAFQDPITGENVMRPVMKVDEVIRRIVTTMRVRETRDKKEFGVIVIGEGLAEFLPQQYLEGVSRDDHGHISISQVNLCRKFAKLIAAEYQRQAGKPRRVTGLQLGYEARCARPHAFDVMLGSQLGVGAYRALVEEKLNGVMVSVRGQLELNYVPFQELVDSQTLVTVVRFVEPSSDFHRLARFLETDVNE from the coding sequence ATGACAACGACCTCACCGCTTTCCAGCCCTGCCCACGCCGATAGTCCCATTCGCAAAGTGGCGATTCTCTTTGCCGGCGGTCCGGCTCCGGCGGCCAACGCCGTGATATCGACTGCCGCTGCGTCGTTCTTGCGCAACGGCATCGAAGTCGTCGGGGTTTTGCACGGATACTCGCACCTGGTCGAGTACAGTCCCGAACGCCCCCTGGTCGAAGGGCAAGACTACGTGATGATCGACCAGAAGCTGCTCAAACGCACGCGCAGCAGCCAGGGAATTTTGATTGGTACGGCGCGCACCAATCCTGGCAGGGACATCGCGCGCCCTGAGCACCTGCGCGATCCGGAACGCACGGCGCAACTGCGCACGGCCTACGAGGCGCTGGCTTCGCTGAATGTCGACGCGCTGGTGTCGATCGGCGGTGATGACACGCTGAAAACCGCCAACAAGTTCAAAATGTTCCAGGATTTTCTGCCGGCCGATGCGCGACGGATGCCGGTGGTGCACCTGCCGAAAACGATCGACAACGACTACAGCGGCATTGATTTCACTTTTGGTTACTTCACAGCGGTAGAGACGTTGGCCAGCGAAATTCGAAATCTGCTGGCCGATGCCGAAGCGAACCGTTCGTACTACCTGGCCGAAACGATGGGGCGCAGTGCCGGCTGGTTGGCTTACGGCACCGCCATCGCGGGCGAGGCTAGCCTGGTCATTAGCGTCGAGGATATCACCGGCAAGTACCGCGACGAGGAAGCTTTTCAAGATCCCATCACCGGCGAGAACGTCATGCGTCCGGTGATGAAGGTCGACGAAGTGATCCGCCGCATCGTCACCACGATGCGGGTGCGTGAAACGCGCGATAAGAAGGAATTCGGCGTCATCGTGATCGGCGAAGGGTTGGCCGAATTCCTTCCGCAACAATACCTGGAAGGCGTTTCGCGCGATGATCACGGCCACATTTCGATTTCGCAAGTGAACCTCTGCCGCAAGTTCGCCAAGCTGATCGCCGCCGAGTATCAGCGGCAGGCAGGAAAGCCGCGCCGCGTCACCGGTTTACAATTGGGATACGAAGCACGTTGCGCCCGGCCGCATGCGTTCGACGTAATGCTCGGCAGCCAATTGGGCGTCGGCGCCTACCGGGCGCTGGTCGAGGAGAAGCTGAACGGTGTCATGGTCTCGGTGCGCGGACAGCTCGAATTGAATTACGTTCCCTTCCAGGAACTGGTCGATTCGCAAACCCTGGTCACGGTGGTGCGCTTCGTCGAGCCGTCCTCGGACTTTCACCGGCTGGCCCGCTTCCTGGAAACAGACGTCAACGAGTAA
- a CDS encoding TlpA disulfide reductase family protein: MVAFSSALLAVPLLICAVTGLFETGQRINYHGTVTQRVVDNSQPAPQQKSFELSWFVADTDASGTTLYWLVEERGRGAWPWPERFGQLKLDAQGRPQSARGPTLLFDYGEGESIVPLSPPQVALDKSLAKGATWSAGGEEFEVQDERTLDDRATWQIHVKNAYGAKRTMLVDKAVPMLVSTTDRVFMNKGTEYTLEMTLAGIDRQTAEETAATRATFDSMLALLGKLHRPPQSTDAEWNPEQIAILAAAGPDLEKQAAGGPLARLAAAASRDAKLQGGRADEVADLVAKFQGQPLPAMTLAGLSGGALAPSDLEGRVTVLHFWEYRDQPLKEPYGQVGYLEFLYQKRKEEGVKVYGVAVDARLNDQNERRTVVAGIRKLRSFMNLTYPLVLDSGEGIKAVGDPRLIGATLPLVLVVGRDGRIAHYHVGHYEVDRQEGLKELNAAVTAALKK; encoded by the coding sequence ATGGTTGCCTTCTCGTCTGCGCTTCTTGCCGTGCCGCTCCTTATCTGCGCCGTAACAGGGCTGTTCGAGACGGGGCAGCGAATTAACTATCACGGCACAGTCACGCAGCGCGTCGTCGACAACAGCCAGCCGGCGCCGCAACAAAAGTCGTTCGAGCTTTCCTGGTTCGTCGCCGACACCGATGCCTCGGGCACCACGTTGTATTGGCTGGTCGAAGAGCGTGGTCGCGGCGCGTGGCCCTGGCCCGAACGGTTCGGGCAGTTGAAGCTCGACGCGCAAGGCCGACCGCAATCCGCGCGTGGCCCCACGCTGCTATTCGACTACGGCGAAGGCGAGAGCATCGTGCCGCTGTCGCCGCCGCAAGTTGCGCTCGATAAATCGCTGGCCAAGGGCGCCACATGGTCGGCCGGCGGCGAAGAATTCGAAGTGCAGGACGAACGTACTCTCGACGATCGGGCGACCTGGCAGATTCACGTCAAGAACGCCTACGGCGCCAAGCGAACGATGCTGGTCGATAAAGCCGTGCCCATGCTGGTATCGACGACCGATCGTGTCTTCATGAACAAGGGAACCGAATACACACTCGAGATGACCCTCGCCGGCATCGATCGGCAGACCGCTGAGGAAACCGCCGCAACACGTGCGACATTCGACAGCATGCTCGCGCTGTTGGGAAAATTGCACCGCCCGCCCCAGTCGACGGACGCGGAATGGAATCCCGAGCAAATCGCGATCCTGGCGGCAGCCGGGCCAGACCTGGAAAAGCAAGCCGCCGGCGGTCCGCTAGCCAGGCTCGCCGCCGCGGCCAGCCGGGATGCGAAACTTCAAGGGGGTCGTGCCGACGAAGTTGCTGATCTCGTGGCGAAATTCCAAGGACAGCCTTTGCCTGCAATGACGTTGGCGGGCCTTTCCGGCGGGGCACTCGCGCCCTCGGATCTGGAGGGTCGGGTCACGGTGCTGCATTTCTGGGAATACCGCGACCAGCCGCTGAAGGAACCGTACGGACAGGTCGGCTACCTGGAGTTTCTCTATCAGAAGCGTAAAGAAGAGGGAGTCAAAGTTTACGGCGTCGCGGTCGATGCTCGCTTGAACGATCAAAACGAGCGCCGCACGGTCGTGGCCGGCATTCGCAAATTGCGATCGTTCATGAACCTGACCTATCCGCTCGTCCTTGATAGCGGCGAAGGGATCAAGGCCGTGGGCGACCCACGTCTGATCGGCGCGACGTTGCCGCTGGTCCTCGTCGTGGGGCGCGATGGCCGTATCGCGCACTATCACGTCGGCCACTATGAAGTCGACCGGCAAGAAGGGCTCAAAGAGCTAAACGCCGCGGTCACCGCGGCGCTCAAGAAATAA
- the larB gene encoding nickel pincer cofactor biosynthesis protein LarB, translating to MEPSDLTNLAQNLLSGELSVADFVRRLSQGAIADVGDAQLDLDRHRRCGFPEVVFGQGKSLESLERIFERLQNEGIDVLATRVPSEFATALLRRFPTGRYNAVGRIFRIPLAASGKEAQPRGRVAIVTAGTSDLPVAEEARETALWMGAEVSFVQDVGVAGPHRLPARLPQILGSDAVVVIAGMEGALPSVVGGHVDCPVIAVPTSVGYGANLGGIAALLSMLNSCAANVTVVNIDAGFKGAYVAGLIAQNAARQRHA from the coding sequence ATGGAACCATCGGACCTGACGAATCTGGCGCAGAACCTGTTGAGCGGCGAGCTGTCCGTCGCGGACTTTGTACGGCGACTTTCGCAGGGCGCCATCGCTGACGTCGGTGATGCGCAGCTCGATCTGGATCGGCATCGGCGCTGCGGTTTTCCCGAAGTCGTCTTCGGCCAGGGAAAGTCGCTCGAATCGTTGGAGCGCATCTTCGAGCGCTTGCAAAATGAAGGCATCGATGTGCTCGCCACGCGCGTTCCGTCCGAGTTTGCGACGGCGCTACTGCGTCGATTTCCGACCGGACGTTACAACGCCGTGGGGCGGATCTTTCGTATTCCGCTCGCCGCGAGCGGAAAGGAGGCCCAGCCGCGTGGGCGCGTGGCGATCGTTACGGCCGGTACCAGCGACCTGCCCGTCGCCGAAGAAGCTCGCGAGACCGCTTTATGGATGGGGGCCGAGGTAAGTTTCGTGCAGGACGTGGGCGTAGCGGGGCCGCACCGTTTGCCGGCACGGTTGCCGCAAATCCTCGGCTCGGATGCCGTGGTTGTCATTGCCGGCATGGAGGGGGCGCTGCCGAGCGTTGTCGGCGGCCATGTCGATTGTCCTGTGATCGCGGTCCCCACGAGCGTCGGATACGGCGCCAACCTTGGCGGCATCGCGGCACTATTGAGCATGTTAAATAGCTGCGCCGCCAATGTGACGGTTGTAAATATCGACGCCGGATTCAAAGGGGCGTACGTCGCCGGCTTGATCGCCCAGAACGCGGCGCGACAGCGACACGCTTAA
- a CDS encoding Xaa-Pro peptidase family protein, translating to MSRHENRRSQLRKLVRAAGADSLLVTNFTNVTYLTGFTGDDSYLIVGPKETILVSDPRYTTQLEEECPEITVNIRPPGKNMLDGVAEAARSAKMVNLAVEADWMTVGLHAQLEAKLPKLKLVPAAGLVEQLRVIKDKQEIEEIELAARYAEKGFAILRATLRPERTEKEVAADLEYQLRLLGARGCSFPPIIAVGARAALPHAQPTDQKIGDGDFVLVDWGATARHYKSDLTRVLVTGKISPKLERVYNVVLKAQLQAIATIKPGLTGREVDAVARGIIADAGFGKHFGHGLGHGLGLDIHEAPRLAAAAEQVLRPGMVVTVEPGIYLPGWGGVRIEDDILVTKTGYEVLTNVPKTLEEAVVR from the coding sequence ATGAGTCGACACGAGAACCGTCGCAGCCAGCTTCGCAAACTTGTCCGTGCCGCGGGCGCTGACTCGCTTCTGGTCACGAACTTCACGAACGTTACGTATCTGACAGGGTTTACCGGCGATGACAGCTATCTGATCGTCGGTCCGAAGGAGACGATCCTCGTCAGCGATCCGCGCTATACGACGCAGCTCGAAGAGGAATGCCCCGAAATCACGGTCAACATCCGCCCGCCCGGCAAGAACATGCTGGACGGTGTGGCCGAGGCGGCCCGTTCGGCCAAGATGGTGAATCTGGCGGTCGAAGCCGATTGGATGACGGTCGGTCTGCACGCACAGCTCGAGGCGAAGCTGCCAAAGCTGAAGCTGGTGCCGGCCGCTGGCTTGGTGGAACAACTGCGGGTCATCAAAGACAAACAAGAGATCGAAGAGATCGAGCTCGCGGCGCGCTACGCCGAAAAGGGGTTCGCCATCCTGCGGGCCACGCTACGGCCCGAGCGAACCGAGAAGGAAGTCGCGGCCGACCTGGAATACCAGCTGCGGCTGCTCGGAGCGCGCGGCTGCAGCTTCCCACCAATCATTGCCGTGGGAGCGCGCGCGGCGCTACCGCATGCCCAGCCCACGGACCAGAAAATCGGCGACGGCGACTTCGTTTTAGTCGATTGGGGCGCCACAGCGCGGCACTACAAGAGCGACTTGACGAGGGTTTTGGTCACCGGTAAGATTTCGCCCAAACTCGAACGGGTGTATAACGTTGTGCTCAAAGCACAGCTCCAGGCAATCGCTACAATTAAGCCTGGTCTCACCGGGCGAGAGGTCGACGCGGTCGCGCGGGGGATCATTGCCGACGCCGGGTTTGGAAAGCACTTCGGACACGGTTTGGGGCACGGGCTGGGGCTCGACATTCACGAGGCCCCGCGGCTGGCAGCCGCTGCCGAACAGGTACTGCGGCCGGGCATGGTCGTGACGGTCGAGCCGGGCATCTACCTGCCGGGATGGGGGGGAGTGCGAATCGAGGATGATATTCTCGTAACCAAGACCGGCTACGAAGTTTTGACCAACGTTCCGAAGACGCTCGAAGAGGCTGTCGTTCGCTGA
- the gatB gene encoding Asp-tRNA(Asn)/Glu-tRNA(Gln) amidotransferase subunit GatB, whose product MSDTPYTIVIGLEVHVQLATQSKLFCGCSTQFGAGPNTQTCPICTGMPGTLPVMNRRAFELSLRTAVALNCQIAPFTKWDRKQYYYPDLPKGYQISQYDLPFSSDGYVEIADAKGRFKPKRVGIIRAHLEEDAGKSMHDEKAGQADSRIDLNRAGTPLLEIVSQPDMRSPAEAKAFLEELKLLLTYLGVSDCNMQEGSLRVDANVNLHLTDERGEKIATPIVEIKNMNSFRAVERALTYESARQYDVWQETRQKLGDVPKQTRGWDDTANVTHGQRHKEESSDYRYFPDPDLVPVTVAAEEVERVRAELGELPAQMRERLEKTYGINAYDSDVLVNQGRELVSYFVDVADTCGDGKVASNWVQQDVLRLLKELGTDIEAFPVRPWALADLLKKVKAGEVDTTRGREVFALMVSAGKSLEEAMQELGIEKVDESALVELCKQLIAANPKLVADVKAGKMQAAGAFVGQAKKANPNVNPARVREICLELIAAM is encoded by the coding sequence GTGAGCGACACACCCTATACGATCGTCATCGGCTTGGAAGTCCACGTGCAACTGGCCACGCAGAGCAAGCTCTTCTGCGGGTGCAGCACGCAGTTTGGCGCCGGACCGAATACGCAGACCTGTCCGATCTGCACCGGCATGCCTGGCACGTTGCCGGTGATGAACCGTCGGGCATTTGAATTGTCGTTGCGAACGGCCGTGGCGCTGAATTGTCAGATCGCGCCGTTTACGAAATGGGATCGCAAACAGTACTACTACCCTGACCTGCCAAAGGGCTATCAGATCAGCCAGTACGATCTGCCGTTCAGCAGCGATGGCTACGTCGAAATCGCGGACGCGAAAGGACGCTTCAAGCCGAAACGGGTCGGCATCATCCGCGCCCACCTGGAAGAAGACGCCGGCAAGAGCATGCACGACGAGAAGGCAGGCCAGGCCGACAGCCGGATCGATCTGAACCGCGCCGGCACGCCGCTGTTGGAAATCGTGTCGCAGCCTGACATGCGCTCGCCGGCCGAGGCCAAGGCCTTTCTGGAAGAACTAAAGCTGTTGCTCACGTACCTGGGCGTTTCCGATTGCAACATGCAGGAAGGGAGCCTGCGTGTCGACGCGAACGTGAACTTGCATCTGACGGACGAACGCGGGGAGAAGATCGCCACCCCGATCGTCGAGATCAAGAATATGAACAGCTTCCGCGCCGTCGAGCGAGCGCTCACCTACGAATCGGCACGGCAATACGACGTCTGGCAAGAGACAAGACAAAAGCTGGGGGACGTGCCGAAGCAAACGCGCGGCTGGGATGACACGGCCAATGTCACGCATGGCCAGCGTCATAAGGAAGAATCGAGCGATTACCGATACTTCCCGGACCCTGACCTGGTGCCGGTCACCGTCGCGGCCGAAGAAGTCGAGCGGGTCCGCGCCGAGCTGGGTGAATTGCCCGCCCAAATGCGCGAGCGTCTGGAGAAAACGTACGGCATCAATGCCTACGACAGCGACGTGCTAGTGAATCAGGGACGCGAGCTGGTCAGTTACTTTGTCGACGTGGCCGATACCTGCGGCGACGGAAAGGTGGCCAGCAACTGGGTTCAGCAGGACGTGCTGAGACTTCTTAAGGAACTCGGCACCGATATCGAGGCCTTCCCGGTTCGACCCTGGGCACTGGCCGATCTGCTGAAGAAGGTGAAGGCTGGCGAGGTCGACACGACGCGCGGTCGCGAAGTCTTCGCGCTGATGGTCTCGGCAGGCAAATCGCTCGAAGAGGCGATGCAGGAATTGGGTATCGAAAAGGTCGACGAATCGGCACTTGTCGAATTGTGCAAGCAGCTCATCGCGGCCAATCCCAAGCTCGTCGCCGACGTAAAGGCCGGAAAGATGCAAGCCGCGGGGGCCTTCGTCGGGCAAGCCAAAAAGGCCAACCCGAACGTCAACCCAGCACGGGTCCGCGAGATCTGCCTGGAACTGATCGCGGCGATGTGA